CGAGACGATCCCGAGTTGTGCCATCGACAGCCCGAACTCGTCCGCGATCACGCCCGTGAACGGGGCGAAGGAAAACCAGATGACGAACCCGAGATTGAACATCACCGTCGCGAGCGCCAGGTTTTTCCACTTCCCGTCGATCATGCGACCATCTCACCTCCGCTGGTCGCGACCGAACGTAACCGACTGCCCTCGGAATTCGACGCACAATCGAACTCTATTCTTGCAATATAGTGTCCACATGGTGCCATATTCTGGTCTAAGGTGGGCATTTGATGTTATATAAGCGTACTCACTAGACGATCCCAACAATATCCGGTACGCCTATCACACTAAACGTCCTTTAATAGTGTGGCGCCCTCGGAGATCGGGCGAGTAAAATTGAAAATCGGATCCGAAAACAGCTATAATTGTACAGATACCTCTCTGGCTACCGCAGAACGGAAAACTCGCCGGCACGACCGTTACTCGTCGAGGTGTTCGATTCCCTTCTTCGAGACGTTCGCCTCCGTGATCTCGTTGGGCATCCAGTCCGGCTTGTCGTCGGGCGCCGTCTCCTCCCAGGCCCAGCCGTCGTAGATGTGAACCTTGTCCGTTCCTTTCTCCCGGAGTCGGAGTTCGATGCGGTCGGCCTCCTCCTCGCTCGAGCCGGGGTCGAGCCGCCGGGCCGCCTTGAGGGCCGCCTGACGAGGCGTGTTGCCGGAGAAGACGCTCGATTCGTCACCGCCCGATTCGCGCAGCGCAAAGTTCCGTTTACCGTCGTCTCGTACCATGGTTTCGCCTCCGTGTCAATTCAGCACACGATCCGACATAAAGATATCCCCACAAATCGACCGACTGCGTCGGTATCTTTAAGTACACTGCGGACACCATTTCTCCGCAGTATCTGCATCGTCCGCCCCGTCGCCGTGCCGTGATTGTGCTCACGACGGGTGCGTAAGAAGGTCATTCGTTGATGCGTCGAAAACACTTAAGTATATCCTACGGCGAAGTTCGGAATAGAATCCCGCGATGGTACGGAAAAAGAAGCTGAGTCCAAGCGGTGCGAAAGACGAAGACGGTAACTACCACAACGTTCACCTCAACCTTCACGAGGACGAACTCGCAGTCGCGGGCATGGATATCGGCGACGAGGTCTTCGTCCGGGTACGGGACGGGAAGATTATTATCCAAAAAGCCGACGAAGACGACGTCGAACACGAGTTCTAAGCCCCTTACTCCTTCTTTCGACGGGTCTCCGACCGCATCGAGTCAATCTGCCGTCCGCTCTATCACGTTTGATTACATAAACGTACGTCTCTCAGATACATTCTCTCGTTCCTCCCATTATTTACCCGAAATCATCGTGGGCCGTTGCCGTGGGTCGATCCCACGCGATCACTCATGGAACACGGTTCTCACCATTCGCAATCGAATCGCTCCGCCGACCGCGCCGCTGATACCGACGCTAACGCTGTCGACGCTGACCCCGACGCCGGCCGAATTCCGACCGATACGTTCGCGGACAGCACCATCGACCGGCGGACCTTTCTCTCCCTGTCGGCGGCGACGGGCGCCGCGCTCGCGCTCCCCGGGGCCGCCACGGCGGACGTCGGCGGCGAACCGCTGACCGACGAGTACGCGTTCGTCGTCAACCACACCCCGGACGAGTACGCGGCCGCGACCGTCATCGAGTTCGCCGACCAGGCGACCCTCGAGAGCTTCGCGGACGAGTACGAGGAGGAACCGGATTCCGACCGGTCCCGCGCACCGAAGGCGGTCACGCGGCAGTCGCCAACGCCGGCGGCCCACGCGCATCTCACGGCCGACGAGGTCGCGGCAGTCCTCGAACTGGAGGGCGTCGAACTGATGGCGTTCTCCCCCGGCGCGAACCCCTGGTGGAAACTCGAGGAGCCCTACGCCGACGGCGTCTTCCCGCCGGTCGAGGCGGCTCGCGAGTTCATCTCCTACCGCGAGACCGGGCAGGGGCTCGCACACCTCGAAGCGGAGTTCCCCGATCGGGTGCGCGTCCACACCCTCGAGTCGTCGCCGGGGTGGCCGAATCGGGACTCCGGGGACGATCCCGATCCGCAGGACATCTACGTCGTCGACGTCGCGACCGACGTCCGGGACGAAGCCTCGTTCGCCGCGAAGGAGAAAGTGGTCTACTCCCTCTCGATCCACGGCGACGAGCGCGCGGGCGTCGAAACCGGTGCGCGGCTCCTCGAGGATCTCGCGCGGGGCGACGCCGACGACTTCGAGGGGCTGCTCGACGAGATCGCGTTCGTCTTCGTGTTCACGAATCCCGACGGCTGGGTGTCGCGCGAACCGCAGTTCGAGATTCCGTGGGGCGAGACGCAGACCAACTTCCGACGCGGGAACGCGGCCGGGGTCGACACGAACCGGCAGTATCCGACGATGGGCTGGATCGATCCGGCGTTCTGGCCCGCCGAACCCGAGGGCGCGCCCGAGGTCCGCCCCGGCTACGAGGACGAGGGGCTGGGATACGAGGACGTCGTCCCCGACTCGCTGGCGATCGTCGACCACTTCCGCGAGTACGAGACCGTCGAGTACCTCTGTGACTACCACGGGATGTACACCGCCGACCACGTGGTGTTCAACCTCGAGACGAACGCGCCCTTCGACCACGACGGTACCCACGATCTCGACGAGGTCAACATTCGCATCGGCGAGGGCATGGCGGACCGCTGGGGCGGTATCGAGGAACTCGCAGACGACATCGCACGCGCCGGCGAGGAACAGTACGGCGTTTCCGAGTACGTGCCCGACGGCCTGTTCGACTACGGGACGGTCTACGACTCGCTCGCCTACCAGGTGACCGGCGCGTTCTTCGGCTGGGCCGGCCAGCCCGAAGCGTTCGGCGGTCTCGGAGCCGTCACGGTCGCTCCCGAAATTATCTTCGCGAACCACTATCCGGAAGCCGCGATCGAGTGGAAACCCTACATCGAGCGTCGCCTGGTCACGGCCTATCGCATCTCGATGCGCGAGTTCGCGCGGATGACCGCCGCGGACACCGACGCAACGGTCGCGACCGGCGGACGGGACACCGCCTACGTCACGACCGATGAACTCACGCGCTCGTCGGCCGACCTCCCGTACACCGACGAGCAGCCCGGAAACGGTACCGATAACGGTAACGAGCGCGGTCGAGGCCGCAGGAGTGCAGCGGTTCGCCGCCGTCACGACGTCGTTCGACCGGGTCCCCGCGGTCGCGGTCGCGCGAGCGTCGAAACGGAAGCGACCGACGCGTCGCACTCGCTGTCGGTCCAGTTTTCCGGTCTCGACGGTGCGACCGACGGCGTCGTCCGGATCACGAATCCCGCCGGGACGGTCGTCCACGAGATCGATCTGGCCGAGAAGGCCGCTCCCGATCCCGAATCGGGGGCTCCCGGTCCTCACGACTTCGAAGGATGGTTCCGCCGGCGACCCGAGGCGGGCCAGTGGTCGGTCGAGGTCGAGAGCGACGCCGACGTCGAGGTCGAACTGATCGTTTTAGACGCCGAGGACGAGTATCCCGACCCGCGGGAGGTGCTGGGGTACGAGCAACGGGAGTACGCGGTCAACCCGATGCAGTTCTTCGCCGATCTGTCCGAACACCTCGAGGACGGCAGCATGGACGGCCTCCGCGTCCACGACGTTCGTATCGGCCGGCTACTCCGCGGGAACTCCGGGAAGCGACGCTACGACAAACTGGTCGTCTCACACGACGTCGGCATCGACGATCCCCAGTACGTCGCCGCCATCGAGGACTTCGTTGCCGCCGGCGGCGACCTCGTCCTGACCGATGCGGGCGTGAACCTGCTCGGCGCGCTGGACGTCGGCGACGCGGCGACGATCGAGGCCGACGACGTCGAGACCGTTGCGGTCCGGTTCGCGAACCTCGAGGACCGCGACTTCGACCACCCGCTGCTCGACGGGATCCGCCCCCGACAACAGGAACTGTGGAAGGGCCCACAGCTCGGCTACACGACCGACGTCGATCAGCCGGCGACGGTCGTCGACGGCGACGCGTTCGCGGCGGCGGGCGGCCAGGCCGCGGGCACCACCGGCGGCGGGGTCAGCGTCGGTACCCTCGCGGCGGGCGAGTCCGAGATCACCGTCCTCGGCTCGATCTTGCCGCCCGCCCAGCAGACCGTGTTGCACCCGTTCGGCATGGCCGACTACTCCCTCTCGTTCATGGGGCACACGCTCGTCTGTAACGCGCTCGGGTTCGAGCAGCGGCGCTATCGAGAGGGGGAACTGATCCGAACCTACGGGGAGATCAGGTAGCGAGAGACGACCGAAAACGGCGCCCGTTGCGCGGCGACGCGGCACCGCGGCGACGCAGCGCTAGCGGAGCGCCTCGAGATCGAACTCGAACGCCGATACCGGCACTTCGAGGTCGTGCTCGACGAGGACCTTCGGATGGACCTCGCCGATCACGCCGACGTCCTCGCCGTCGATGACGACGGCGGCCGTTCGACCCGAAATGAAGGCCGGGTGCTCGGTCGGCGGCGTCTCGAGGTCGACGTCGAAGTTCCGCGCGAGCGCCTGGAGGCGGGCCTTGGCGTCCTCGTAGCCCGCGTCGTGGTGGGCGAGGACGGCCCCGACGTGGCGTCCCTCGGCGACGCCGGTGTTCTCCGAGTCATCGACCTCGGCGGTGAAGCCGATCTCCGCCAGGTTCTGCGGGTACGCGCGATGGGTGTTTCGTTCGAGGACCATCAGCAGCGAGGGGAGCACCCACGTCCGCAGCATCGTGAAGTCCTCGCTGTAGGGTTCCTTGATCGTCGCGGCCTCGCCGGCTCCGTAGGCGTCATCGCTGGGGGTGATATCGAGCCGGTCGTAGTTCTCTTCCTCGCTGATCATATGGAAGTTCAGCAGGTCCTCGAAGCCCAGGCCGACGAGTTGCGTGCGCGCGGCGTTCTCGAGCCGCGAGCGCTCGTGGCGGCCGCCGACGGTCCCCACGTCGGGGTAGCGCGGCTCGAGCTCGTTGAAGCCGTAGGCCCGTCCGAGATCGTCGATGACGTCCAGCGGGTGGAGCACGTCGACGCGATAGGGCGGGATCGTCACCTCGTAGACCAGGTCGCCCGCGTCGGTCTCCTCCCTCTCGGCTTCGAGGCCGGAGCGCTCGGCCAGGTCGATCACGTCGTCGGGATTGAGGCCGATGCCGAGGATGGTCTCGATGCGGTCGTGAGCGACGGTCTTCGTCTTGGTCGAGAGGTCTGGGCGGACGATCTCGTGATCGGGGTATTCGACCGTCACCTCCTCTATCGTGGCTCCGCGGGCGGCCAGCGCGTAGCAGACGATGGCGAGCATCTTGTCGATCGTCCACTGATCGGTGCCCGTCATCTCGACGAAGAGGTCCCGCGAGTCGGCTGTGACCTCCGTCCGGCGGCCGTTGATGACCGGCGGGAACGAGAACAGCCCGAGGTCGTCGTAGATGGCCGGATACCGCTCGTACTCGCTGACGAGGTCGGCGTAGGTCTGACC
This window of the Natrinema salifodinae genome carries:
- a CDS encoding non-histone chromosomal MC1 family protein; translation: MVRDDGKRNFALRESGGDESSVFSGNTPRQAALKAARRLDPGSSEEEADRIELRLREKGTDKVHIYDGWAWEETAPDDKPDWMPNEITEANVSKKGIEHLDE
- a CDS encoding M14 family zinc carboxypeptidase, with product MEHGSHHSQSNRSADRAADTDANAVDADPDAGRIPTDTFADSTIDRRTFLSLSAATGAALALPGAATADVGGEPLTDEYAFVVNHTPDEYAAATVIEFADQATLESFADEYEEEPDSDRSRAPKAVTRQSPTPAAHAHLTADEVAAVLELEGVELMAFSPGANPWWKLEEPYADGVFPPVEAAREFISYRETGQGLAHLEAEFPDRVRVHTLESSPGWPNRDSGDDPDPQDIYVVDVATDVRDEASFAAKEKVVYSLSIHGDERAGVETGARLLEDLARGDADDFEGLLDEIAFVFVFTNPDGWVSREPQFEIPWGETQTNFRRGNAAGVDTNRQYPTMGWIDPAFWPAEPEGAPEVRPGYEDEGLGYEDVVPDSLAIVDHFREYETVEYLCDYHGMYTADHVVFNLETNAPFDHDGTHDLDEVNIRIGEGMADRWGGIEELADDIARAGEEQYGVSEYVPDGLFDYGTVYDSLAYQVTGAFFGWAGQPEAFGGLGAVTVAPEIIFANHYPEAAIEWKPYIERRLVTAYRISMREFARMTAADTDATVATGGRDTAYVTTDELTRSSADLPYTDEQPGNGTDNGNERGRGRRSAAVRRRHDVVRPGPRGRGRASVETEATDASHSLSVQFSGLDGATDGVVRITNPAGTVVHEIDLAEKAAPDPESGAPGPHDFEGWFRRRPEAGQWSVEVESDADVEVELIVLDAEDEYPDPREVLGYEQREYAVNPMQFFADLSEHLEDGSMDGLRVHDVRIGRLLRGNSGKRRYDKLVVSHDVGIDDPQYVAAIEDFVAAGGDLVLTDAGVNLLGALDVGDAATIEADDVETVAVRFANLEDRDFDHPLLDGIRPRQQELWKGPQLGYTTDVDQPATVVDGDAFAAAGGQAAGTTGGGVSVGTLAAGESEITVLGSILPPAQQTVLHPFGMADYSLSFMGHTLVCNALGFEQRRYREGELIRTYGEIR
- the pheT gene encoding phenylalanine--tRNA ligase subunit beta; this translates as MPTVDIDPDELRDLTGYEEKGDDELIDDLFGLGLEFEGRTEDGTFELEFAPDRLDRLSVEGVARSLRYQYGDSRGVHVPSPNSPDWTIEVDESVPDERPYVTGAVIRDVDLDEESLESLIQLQEKLHATMGRKRAKGAIGIHDLTMLKGSPATEGNPVIRYVGVEPDEDRFVPLDADAEMTPAEVLERHQTGQTYADLVSEYERYPAIYDDLGLFSFPPVINGRRTEVTADSRDLFVEMTGTDQWTIDKMLAIVCYALAARGATIEEVTVEYPDHEIVRPDLSTKTKTVAHDRIETILGIGLNPDDVIDLAERSGLEAEREETDAGDLVYEVTIPPYRVDVLHPLDVIDDLGRAYGFNELEPRYPDVGTVGGRHERSRLENAARTQLVGLGFEDLLNFHMISEEENYDRLDITPSDDAYGAGEAATIKEPYSEDFTMLRTWVLPSLLMVLERNTHRAYPQNLAEIGFTAEVDDSENTGVAEGRHVGAVLAHHDAGYEDAKARLQALARNFDVDLETPPTEHPAFISGRTAAVVIDGEDVGVIGEVHPKVLVEHDLEVPVSAFEFDLEALR